From the Anopheles merus strain MAF chromosome 2L, AmerM5.1, whole genome shotgun sequence genome, the window cggtacacggagatggaaattagatctaagaatccgacagggagcgaacaaattgatgctggctagtaatgccggggaatcgatctctccgttaaggagccggaatataaaaaggcattgggcgtttttgcgtcgagagcagagtggttcaagtccgagaagcagacaccgctgaagGTAGGAGGGCCGAGGGTGGTgcgattgccatggaaggagtcgaaccgcatACCTGGTGATTCTCCGTTGAAtagcttcgaggcgattgatgtcgccaacgccaagcgggcaccagatcgggcagcagtactccaggcacgaccttacgatggcacagaagatcgacttgacgcacatgggatcggtaaactcgctacagtaactgtcgtttctaactggagcgaatatttttacgtcgtcggcgtacattaggtgttggcctggcggtaaaataaaagatagatcatttatatagatgaggaagagtagcggtcccaagttactcccttgaggcactccggaggagctggtgaaggagtgagaacgatgagatcctatgcttatttttatgttgttgttgacttatactttattttaacaaacatataTATAAAAACGATCAAATGATAAAAGTAAAAGGAATACGGTGCCGCGCGCGCTAGCCACGTCTATTGCTGGTGCAGATAAGATCCCGAGTGTTCGTTACATCGCAGGATCCCCGATCGTAATGGATCatgcacgagagagagagaaagagacgacTATATTCGCTATACATCGAATGCTGTCAGTTCCCGGAAAGCATCGAGTGTGCGAAGAGGCTGCAGTCTCGGCGGACTGCAACATCTCCCCCGGCTAAATGAGCTGATAGGCTCCGAGCCGACGCGGAAGTCTTCTTACTCGAGAAGACCTGCGTGGCAAATCTATCAGGCGCTGGTCGGTCCTACCTCCGTGACGGTTGTCGAGGTCGGCAGGAGGTAGCGAGCTGGATGTCGTCAAAGGAACATCCATCGGGGTCGTCGCTGCTAGTGATGAATAAGCGGGCGATGACCGTGAAAGCGCTGTTGGCTCGCTTACGATTGGTTCCAGCTCCGGCTGGGTTGGCTCTGGtcgggaagaagaagaagaccatTCCTCTAACAGTACATCAAGCGGCAGCTGATGTCCCTCAGGTGCACGGGCTACCGCACGACGCCTGATTTGGTTTATGTGGCGCCGAAGTAAACGTCCATCACTCGCAATGACGTCATACATAACGCGTCCACAGCTACGAACGATCTTTCCCGGTATCCACTTCCATGAGTTTCTATAGAAAGATTTTGTAGAAACGAGATCGCCAGGTTGAAAACTTCGCACTGAAATAAATGAGGAAGGAGATAGTGAGTGTGATGATGGGGGCCGCAACAGCTCCAGTGCTGTCCTGATGGGGCGGCCGAACATTTCCTCAGCTGGAGATTTCTGCTGGCTCAACTGCGCGTTTGGTGTCGATCGGTACGTCATGAGAAACAATTCCAGGGCCTCATCAAGGGACGTCTCGTCGCTCTGGATCTTCCGCAGTGCTCGTTTCAGCGTATCGACGAACCGCTCCGCCTGTCCATTTGATTGCGGATGGAACGGTGCTGTCGTGATATGCTCGATCCCGCTGCTGTTGCAAAACTCCGCAAACAAGGCGCTGGTAAATTGCGGACCGTTGTCGCTAACTAACGTTTCAGGCATACCGAAGCGAGCGAAAATGTTCCGTAACATGGAGATGGTGGCAGATGTTGTTGTACTCGTAGTTTTGTAGATTTCAGGCCACTTGGAGAAAGCGTCAACCACCACTAAAAAGTAATACCCTTCCAGTGGCCCAGCATAGTCCACGTGTACTCAACGCCAGGCGCCCGATGGTGTTGGCCATGTCGCAGGTGTTGCTCGAGGGGGTGCTTTAGCGGCTGCCAAACAGGATCCACAAGATGCCACGTAGCTCACAATATCGTCGTCGATCATTGGCCAATACAGGTAGCTTCTCGCAATCGCCTTCATTCTCTGCATCCCCGGATGACCCTTGTGCAGCTGCAGCAAACAACGGGAACGCAGTTTCTCCGGGATGACCACTCTCTCCCCGAAAAGTATACACCCCTCAACGGTTCTTTCCTATTGTGGTACCGTGCCAAATCTGCTCCGAATGAAACGTCATGCGGCCAACCGTCCTGCACGTACTTATGGACTTTCCGGAGCAAGGGGTCAGTCTGCGTAGCTGTCTCAACGTCTCTAAAACATAAAGGAAATGAGCTAAGCGCATTAATGGCAACTGACCTTAAGTCGTTTTCTAACTCCAGGCTGGCGATGACGTATTCAGCTTCAGGTTTGGCGTGATGATGTATGAGCCGAGATAACACATCGGCGTTTCCAAATGAGCCTGTTGCTACATACTCGATGTCCATGTCATACAACTGAATAGTTAGTGCAAACCTCTGCAGCCGGTTTGCTGTGTATGTCGGAATTCCTTTCTTACTGCCAAATATGCGTACCAATGGTCGGTGGTCGGTCTGCAGTGTGAAATGACGACCGTATATCATACGATGAAATTTGGTTACAGCGAAAATTATTGCCAGTCCTTCTCTGTCGATTTGGCTATAACCAATCTCCGCCTTGCTGAGTGCTCTGGATGCGTGTTGTACCACTTTTAGGGATCCGTCTGGGTACTTGTGGCATAGCGTTGCTCCTAAGCCAACTGATGATGCATCGGCGGACACAACTATGTCGCGCGTTGGATCGTAGTGTGTGAGCAAGAGCTCCGTGGACAAGAGGGCTTTAAATTGGTCAAAAGCTTTCTGACATTCGGGTGTCCACTGGAACACACTTCCGGCTAGCAGCAACTTATCCAATGGGTAGCGCAAGTTACGCATGTTGGGGATAAACTTGGCATAAAAATTTATCGCACCGATGAATGATCGAACGCCTGTTACATCTTTTGGAGCTGGCAAATTTTTGATGGCGTCGATCTTTGCCGGGTCGGGTCGTAGGCCTCGGCTGTCGATGATATGCCCCAAGTAGCGTATTTCCGACTTGTTGAATGCGCACTTTTCACTCCGGATGGTAAACCCATAGTCCCTTATGCGCTTCAGCGTTTCTTCAAGAGCTGCATCATGCTCTTCCTGTGTTTTCCCTCCAACTATTACGTCATCCATGTAAGCAGATACTCCATTTACCCCGGCGAGCATTTTATCCATTATCTGCTGAAAAGCACCAGGGGCCACTTTTATGCCTGGAGGAAGCCTGTTGTAATGGTATAGACCACGATGCGTATTAATTGTCAGCAGGGGTCGGCTCTTTGCTTCTATTTCTACCTGCAAAAATGCATCGGATAAATCAATTTGTGAAAATATTACGCAACGGGCTAGCTTAGAAAAAATGTCCTGGGGTAAAGGAAGCGGATATTCGTGCGGGTGTAATGCTGCATTGAGTCCGGTGCTATAGTCTCCGCAAAGCCGTATTTTGCCGTTCGCCTTTCGAACCACTACGACTGGTGCTGCCCAATCCGAATAGTCGCAGGAACTGATGATGCCTAGATTCTCAAGCCGATCCAACTCTTTATTTACAGCATCTTCCATCGCGTATGCAACCGGACGTTTCGGTCGAAAAACTGGTCTGCTCCCTTGTTGCAGCTCTAGGTGAATTTGTGCCTTGGTGCACAGGCCCGTTCCACTAAAAAGCGAAGGAAATTCTTTCTCCCAGGATCGTGGTTCAGCTGTGCCTATGTGATTGCAATAGCTATCCATCGGGACGGTCCCCAAGCCGAAAAGATGAATTAAATCAGCCCCGAACAATGACACATCCGCTTTTGACACGCGAATTGTCGCTTGCTTGGTGGTATTATTAATGCTCACGTTCGCTTCAAACTCACCTTGAAGGCCGAAAACTTCACCAGTAGCTGCTTTCGCTCTTACCTTGGGTGGGTTGAGGTGAGGCTTACCCAACTGCTTCCATAGTTGCTGGTTAATGACAGTGATGTCCGATCCGGTGTCTAGCTGTAGTCGAGCTGGCTTCTCTCCGATGAGTATGCTGACAAATTTCCGCTTCTGCTGCACGCTGCATACGTTGACACGTACTACTCGCGATGACACTGCACGGCGATGATCGAATCGCGGTCGTCCTCTGCGCCGTTGTGACGAGTTGCAGAAACCCTCTCGATGACCTGTACGTCCACAATCTCGGCACTTGTTGGTTCTGTAGGTGCAGTCCCGGGTCCAATGCAGAGCACCACAAAGCCAGCACAGGGTGCGGGGTTTGGAGGCTTCGTTTCGGGGTGCTGGTTTGGGGTAGCGCTCGTTGTTGGTGTTTCGATGCCACTGGGGGTTGTTTCTGGCTTGCACTGCCTGTACTCGCTCACTAGTGTCCGTAGCGATCATAGCGCTATCAGCTTTTACACGCACCAAACGTTGACAATCTGCTGCTAGCTGCTCTAGGGTGGCGTTCTTCCTGTCTTCAATGGCGGCTAACAGTTTCATTCTTATGTCCTGTACGCTTTCGTCCTTTAATCCGCATACGAGGATGAGGCACTTAAAATCTTCCTCCGTCATCAAAGAAAATTCTGCATCGACGCACGCTTTATTGACTCGACAGGTAAATGCTAGCAGATCCTCGGTGCGCGTTTTGGTAATATTAAGACACTTGAAGCGTTTGCTTAACACCGACTCCATTTTGCCGAACAGGACGGTAAGCTTTTCCACCATTTCGTTGAAGCTGAAATCTCGCGGTGCACGcggtaaaataaaattactaaACCGGGCGTGTTCAGCGGTTCCAAGCTTACGTCCCAGGAGTCGAACCTTGGCGGCGTCATCCAAGCGAGAAGCATTTTCACGAAACAAATCTACATGTTACTCCCGCTTCTGGATCGTACCGGAACTCACTAATATTACCGGCGAGGGCTTCCAGTATCAACTCCGGGTTGCTCGGTTTTGGCACAAATTGCAGATTGGGGAtcggtggctgctgctgctgttgttgttgcacgaGCTGCGATAacagttgctgttgctgtgccatttgctgctgctgttgggcaAATTGCTGTTGTAAAAGCTGCAGCGTTTGCTGCAGCGGCGATGAATCCGATGGCGTGTGCTGCGGTGGCTGGGGGTGAATGAACCCTGTGTTCAGGACCCCATTTTGTGAGAGACGACGTTGCTCCTCGATGATCGGCGTCTCTTCTGGGCTGGACATTCTGCGGCGTTTCCCTACTTGTCGTTGACCGTTTCCACTTAaactcgtcgccacttttatgttgttgttgacttatactttattttaacaaacatatatatatataaacgaTCAAATGATAAAAGTAAAAGGAATACGGTGCCGCGCGCGCTAGCCACGTCTATTGCTGGTGCAGATAAGATCCCGAGTGTTCGTTACATCGCAGGATC encodes:
- the LOC121591425 gene encoding uncharacterized protein K02A2.6-like, yielding MDSYCNHIGTAEPRSWEKEFPSLFSGTGLCTKAQIHLELQQGSRPVFRPKRPVAYAMEDAVNKELDRLENLGIISSCDYSDWAAPVVVVRKANGKIRLCGDYSTGLNAALHPHEYPLPLPQDIFSKLARCVIFSQIDLSDAFLQVEIEAKSRPLLTINTHRGLYHYNRLPPGIKVAPGAFQQIMDKMLAGVNGVSAYMDDVIVGGKTQEEHDAALEETLKRIRDYGFTIRSEKCAFNKSEIRYLGHIIDSRGLRPDPAKIDAIKNLPAPKDVTGVRSFIGAINFYAKFIPNMRNLRYPLDKLLLAGSVFQWTPECQKAFDQFKALLSTELLLTHYDPTRDIVVSADASSVGLGATLCHKYPDGSLKVVQHASRALSKAEIGYSQIDREGLAIIFAVTKFHRMIYGRHFTLQTDHRPLVRIFGSKKGIPTYTANRLQRFALTIQLYDMDIEYVATGSFGNADVLSRLIHHHAKPEAEYVIASLELENDLSALFAEFCNSSGIEHITTAPFHPQSNGQAERFVDTLKRALRKIQSDETSLDEALELFLMTYRSTPNAQLSQQKSPAEEINSWKWIPGKIVRSCGRVMYDVIASDGRLLRRHINQIRRRAVARAPEGHQLPLDVLLEEWSSSSSRPEPTQPELEPIVSEPTALSRSSPAYSSLAATTPMDVPLTTSSSLPPADLDNRHGVESTPHKP